A window of Solanum stenotomum isolate F172 chromosome 3, ASM1918654v1, whole genome shotgun sequence contains these coding sequences:
- the LOC125858536 gene encoding aquaporin TIP2-1-like yields the protein MAGGVAIGSFSDSFSVVSLKAYLAEFISTLIFVFAGVGSAIAYSKLTANAALDPAGLVAIAVCHGFALFVAVSVSANISGGHVNPAVTCGLTFGGHITFITGSFYMLAQLTGAAVACFLLKFVTGGCAIPTHGVGAGVGIIEGLVMEIIITFGLVYTVFATAADPKKGSLGTIAPIAIGFIVGANILAAGPFSGGSMNPARSFGPAMATGNFEGFWIYWIGPLVGGSLAGLIYTNVFMQQEHAPLSNEF from the exons ATGGCTGGCGGCGTAGCTATTGGAAGTTTTAGTGATTCATTCAGCGTTGTGTCTCTTAAGGCCTATCTTGCTGAATTCATCTCCACACTCATCTTTGTCTTCGCCGGAGTTGGTTCCGCCATTGCTTACA GCAAGTTGACAGCAAATGCTGCACTTGATCCGGCTGGGCTCGTAGCTATTGCAGTTTGCCATGGATTTGCTCTATTTGTGGCCGTTTCAGTTTCAGCTAACATCTCTGGTGGTCATGTTAACCCTGCTGTCACCTGCGGATTAACCTTCGGCGGCCATATTACCTTTATTACTGGCTCCTTCTACATGCTTGCTCAACTTACCGGCGCCGCTGTAGCTTGCTTCCTCCTCAAATTCGTCACCGGAGGATGT GCTATTCCAACCCATGGAGTGGGAGCTGGTGTGGGGATAATTGAAGGACTTGTGATGGAAATAATTATCACATTTGGTTTAGTGTACACTGTATTCGCAACAGCCGCTGACCCCAAGAAGGGTTCATTGGGCACAATTGCACCGATTGCTATTGGTTTCATTGTTGGAGCTAATATTTTGGCTGCTGGTCCATTTTCCGGCGGATCAATGAACCCAGCTCGTTCATTTGGACCTGCAATGGCTACTGGTAACTTTGAGGGTTTCTGGATCTACTGGATTGGTCCATTAGTTGGTGGTAGTTTGGCTGGTCTTATTTACACCAATGTGTTCATGCAACAAGAACATGCTCCTCTATCCAATGAGTTCTAA
- the LOC125858598 gene encoding tRNase Z TRZ3, mitochondrial-like: MPQISSLRLLFSSANHHALLTSPLTPKPPLSLSHLFKIKHPFLHTYTHKPRRLLFAAYSRKPKNIERPGSLSGSRRRSSSSSKTENKGKSAMEESSTSAIAESVGFNKRRAEGKDKNDGPRKNLQLKVRKLNPVNTISYVQILGTGMDTQDTTPSVLLFFDKQRFIFNAGEGLQRFCTEHKIKLSKIDHIFLSRVCSETAGGLPGLLLTLAGMGEEGMSVNVWGPSDLKYLVNAMKSFIPNAAMVHARSFGPPVDSSGATDELFVPINDEVVKISAVLLRPRYSKVSKTTKEGSSELDDSLVGVNHLEKKISAERMQSTAEFALKPGDLAVVYICELPEIKGKFDPKKAAALGLRPGPKCRELQLGNSVQSDHQDIMVHPGDVLGPSVPGPIVLVVDCPTPSHLQELSSIHSLTPYYSDPSEQSKEMCKKVDCVIHLSPASVTCTTEYQQWMSRFGEVQHVMAGHQLKNVEIPILKSSARIASRLNYLCPQFFPSPGFWSLPQLKSLPSVSRGPSEFSLPASCQVITAENLLKFHLRPYAQLGLDRSGIPEVTSRPKIIEDLITEIPEIVDASEHITQLLHHGNNIANGGSMTLQANNVVIEEPWLHETALPSCLEGITREDMEIVLLGTGSSQPSKYRNVTSIFINLFSKGSILLDCGEGTLGQLKRRFGIEGADEAVKGLRCIWISHIHADHHTGIARILALRRDLLNETPHEPLVVVGPRQLKIFLDAYQKLEDLDMQFLDCRQTTEASLKTFESGENKDVNGIVGVQNDQKDGSNLFAKGSRMESYWKRPGSPADASAAFPLLAMLKRVLREAGLDALISFPVIHCPQAYGVVLKAADRTNSTGKKIPGWKIVYSGDTRPCPELVAASHGATVLIHEATFEDGMVEEAIARNHSTTQEAIEVGDAAGAYRIILTHFSQRYPKIPVFDETHMHKTSIAFDMMSVNLADLPMLPRVLPYLKLLFRDEMIVDESDDVNVATAAAI; this comes from the exons ATGCCCCAAATCTCAAGCCTTCGCCTCCTATTCTCCTCCGCCAATCACCACGCACTTCTCACTTCCCCTTTAACTCCAAAACCTCCGCTTTCTCTTTCTCATCTCTTCAAAATCAAACACCCATTTCTCCATACTTACACTCACAAACCCCGCCGTCTTCTCTTCGCCGCATattcaagaaaacccaaaaaCATCGAACGACCCGGTTCGTTGAGCGGTTCAAGAAGGCGTAGTAGTAGCAGTTCGAAGACGGAGAATAAAGGGAAGTCGGCAATGGAAGAAAGTAGTACTAGTGCGATTGCTGAGTCTGTTGGGTTTAATAAAAGAAGGGCTGAAGGTAAAGATAAGAATGATGGTCCCAGGAAAAACCTTCAACTCAAAGTTCGCAAACTCAACCCTGTTAATACTATTTCATACGTCCAG ATCCTTGGGACTGGCATGGATACACAAGATACAACACCCTCAGTCCTTCTCTTCTTTGATAAACAGAGGTTTATTTTTAACGCTGGAGAA GGATTGCAACGCTTCTGCACAGAGCATAAAATTAAGCTATCAAAG ATTGATCACATATTTCTGTCGCGAGTCTGTTCAGAAACTGCCGGTGGACTCCCAG GTCTTTTATTGACTTTGGCTGGCATGGGAGAAGAAGGAATGTCT GTCAATGTATGGGGCCCTTCTGATCTCAAGTACTtggtcaatgcaatgaaatCATTCATCCCAAATGCCGCCATGGTCCATGCACGCAGTTTTGGCCCACCTGTTGATTCTTCAGGGGCTACTGATGAACTCTTCGTTCCTATTAATGATGAGGTTGTCAAAATATCTGCTGTTCTGTTGCGACCACGCTACTCAAAAGTGTCTAAGACGACAAAGGAAGGATCCTCTGAACTTGATGATTCATTAGTTGGTGTCAatcatttggaaaaaaaaatttcagCAGAGAGGATGCAGTCCACAGCTGAATTTGCATTGAAGCCTGGGGATCTTGCGGTAGTCTATATTTGTGAGTTGCCTGAAATTAAGGGAAAGTTTGATCCAAAAAAGGCTGCTGCTCTTGGGTTGAGACCTGGCCCAAAATGCCGTGAATTGCAACTCGGGAATTCCGTACAGTCAGATCATCAAGACATCATG GTTCACCCTGGTGATGTGTTGGGGCCTTCTGTTCCTGGTCCTATTGTACTCGTTGTTGACTGCCCAACACCATCTCATCTGCAAGAATTGTCTTCTATACATTCTCTCACTCCATATTACTCAGATCCATCCGAACAATCCAAGGAAATGTGCAAAAAAGTTGATTGTGTGATACACCTTAGTCCTGCTTCAGTAACGTGTACAACTGAATATCAGCAATGGATGTCAAGATTTGGTGAGGTGCAGCATGTCATGGCAGGACATCAGCT GAAGAATGTTGAAATTCCAATTCTGAAGTCTAGTGCAAGAATCGCCTCAAGGCTTAACTACTTGTGCCCTCAATTCTTTCCTTCGCCTGGTTTTTGGTCTCTTCCGCAATTGAAGAGCTTACCCTCAGTCTCTAGAGGTCCAAGTGAG TTCTCTCTTCCAGCTTCATGTCAAGTTATTACGGCAGAGAACCTCCTCAAG TTCCATCTTCGCCCATATGCACAGCTTGGTTTAGACAGATCTGGTATTCCTGAAGTTACTTCTCGGCCAAAAATCATAGAAGACTTAATTACAGAAATTCCTGAAATTGTGGATGCTTCTGAGCATATTACCCAACTGTTGCATCATGGTAACAACATTGCAAATGGAGGCAGCATGACATTGCAGGCCAACAATGTTGTGATAGAAGAGCCCTGGTTGCATGAAACTGCATTACCTAGTTGTTTGGAAGGTATAACAAGAGAGGATATGGAGATTGTTCTTCTTGGAACGGGCTCTTCCCAGCCTTCAAAATATCGAAACGTCACTTCTATTTTtatcaatcttttctcaaaggGAAGTATTCTGTTAGATTGTGGTGAAGGAACATTGGGACAGCTAAAAAGAAG ATTTGGTATTGAAGGTGCTGATGAAGCTGTAAAAGGTTTAAGGTGCATTTGGATTTCTCATATTCATGCTGATCATCATACTGGTATTGCAAGAATACTTGCTCTCCGACGCGATTTACTCAATGAAACTCCTCATGAACCTTTAGTTGTTGTGGGACCACGGCAGCTTAAGATATTCCTTGATGCATACCAAAAACTTGAGGACCTAGATATGCAGTTCCTCGATTGTAGGCAGACTACAGAAGCTTcattgaagacttttgaatcagGTGAAAACAAGGATGTGAATGGGATTGTAGGTGTACAAAATGACCAAAAGGATGGTTCTAACTTATTTGCTAAAGGGAGTCGTATGGAGAGTTATTGGAAGAGGCCAGGCAGTCCAGCTGATGCATCTGCGGCATTCCCATTGCTGGCAATGTTGAAGAGAGTTCTGAGAGAAGCAGGATTGGACGCATTGATCAGCTTTCCTGTTATTCATTGTCCACAAGCATATGGTGTTGTCCTGAAGGCGGCAGATAGGACTAATAGCACTGGGAAGAAGATACCAGGGTGGAAAATTGTTTATTCTGGCGACACTAGGCCTTGTCCAGAACTAGTTGCAGCTTCCCACGGGGCCACAGTTCTTATTCATGAG GCGACCTTTGAAGATGGCATGGTGGAAGAAGCCATAGCAAGAAATCACAGCACAACACAGGAAGCTATTGAAGTAGGGGACGCTGCTGGAGCATATCGAATCATCCTCACTCATTTCAGTCAAAGATACCCAAAAATTCCAGTTTTTGATGAAACACACATGCACAAAACAAGCATTGCTTTTGATATGATGAGTGTTAACTTAGCAGACCTACCCATGCTTCCAAGAGTTCTTCCATATCTTAAACTGCTATTTCGTGATGAAATGATTGTTGATGAATCTGATGATGTAAATGTTGCTACAGCAGCTGCTATTTGA
- the LOC125860429 gene encoding pentatricopeptide repeat-containing protein At1g62910-like isoform X1: MGLGLLPRKSFSLLFKDLHELGFFKEQRSLCRKYYHGASSSLPLLYDSDKAVIPTRNSLNWKGRKVYSVVVTVCKSLSWEVAKEIPFEKSLKNYGLYHSINGYRMMIHTFAFAGMDLEVYTLLKQMIFYLQNAGVDLLKVMHLVLRSSNNTTPSTLVADELIKIFIANKLFDHAIDVVNQVKKIGLEPSIYSCNYLLNCLAVADQGENLARLFETMNNFGPSPDVMTYTIMMNFYCENYSGTQKVSIKEAYKILKEMREKEISLSAATYSVWLLGLCRIGCPDVALKFIRRLRYENQSLNSYCYNAIIHGFFAEGEVSEAISVFEEMSSSGITPDIYSYSILVSGFSKFGIIDEGLCSIQGMQDNNIKPTPINYNSILQGLCTAGAAKIAKDCFHYLKNSGYKVGQTAYNILVTEFCAQGDLSSADELLEEMISSDLAPDASTCLKLICASCDMGSVDKSLKYRIMMVQKGYLSDTITCNFIVKQCCTDGRVMEALHLIDEMVDRGIIPNLFTYDVVVQQLCKDINTKKALELITVMLKRDMFPNVTILNTLLDGFVKESHFNKARMLYMGMLKLEMTPNIITYTILIDMLCKRGKVKKAARQIKVIQAHKLFMKIIREGMSPDNIYYTSMISGFCEIKDMSMACALLLDMQKREVWPTVVTYTCLIDAFCKLDQMDEARRLFRMMVRQNISPDVYIYNCFIHKYSKLHRMDEAQRLFDGIRETNISPDLVTYRIMIKGYKMVRNYDLAYDMTDEMHRVFNIPHTLSKKEKKDPDDALL; the protein is encoded by the coding sequence ATGGGTCTAGGTTTGTTACCAAGAAAGTCCTTCAGCTTGttattcaaggatttacatgaATTGGGTTTCTTTAAGGAGCAGAGAAGCCTTTGTAGGAAGTACTATCATGGTGCTTCTTCTTCATTACCCTTGTTGTATGATTCTGATAAAGCTGTTATACCAACAAGGAATTCACTTAACTGGAAAGGTCGCAAGGTGTATTCAGTTGTAGTTACAGTATGCAAGTCTTTGAGTTGGGAAGTTGCGAAAGAGATTCCTTTTGAGAAATCTCTGAAAAATTATGGCTTGTATCATTCAATAAATGGCTATAGAATGATGATACATACATTTGCCTTTGCTGGAATGGATTTGGAAGTGTACACACTTCTTAAACAAATGATTTTCTACTTGCAGAATGCTGGTGTTGACTTATTGAAGGTAATGCATCTTGTTCTGCGTTCAAGTAATAATACAACACCTTCAACTCTTGTAGCTGATGAACTCATCAAGATTTTTATTGCAAATAAACTGTTTGATCATGCTATTGACGTTGTTAATCAGGTTAAGAAAATCGGGCTTGAACCAAGTATTTATTCATGTAATTACCTACTTAATTGCTTGGCAGTAGCAGATCAAGGGGAGAATCTTGCTAGACTATTTGAAACAATGAATAACTTTGGACCCTCACCTGATGTGATGACATACACAATCATGATGAATTTCTACTGTGAAAATTATTCAGGCACACAGAAGGTATCTATAAAAGAAGCCTATAAGATTCTGAAAGAAATGCGGGAAAAAGAGATCAGTCTTTCTGCTGCAACATATAGTGTATGGCTCCTTGGACTCTGTAGAATTGGATGTCCTGATGTTGCTTTGAAATTCATTCGGAGACTGAGGTATGAGAACCAATCTTTGAATTCTTATTGCTACAATGCTATTATTCATGGATTCTTTGCTGAAGGCGAAGTAAGTGAAGCTATAAGTGTTTTTGAAGAGATGAGTAGTTCTGGAATAACACCAGATATATATAGCTATAGCATTCTTGTCAGCGGGTTCAGCAAATTCGGGATTATTGATGAAGGTTTATGTTCTATTCAAGGTATGCAAGATAATAACATCAAGCCTACCCCAATTAACTATAACTCAATTCTTCAGGGTTTGTGCACAGCTGGAGCAGCAAAAATTGCAAAGGATTGTTTTCATTACCTTAAGAATTCTGGGTACAAAGTTGGCCAAACAGCTTACAACATTTTAGTTACTGAATTTTGTGCTCAAGGAGATCTTAGTTCAGCCGATGAGCTACTGGAGGAGATGATCAGCAGTGACTTGGCTCCAGATGCTTCAACTTGTTTGAAATTAATTTGTGCTTCCTGTGACATGGGGTCTGTTGATAAATCATTGAAGTACAGGATTATGATGGTACAAAAAGGCTACCTGTCTGATACCATTACCTGCAATTTTATTGTTAAGCAGTGCTGTACTGATGGGCGTGTGATGGAAGCTTTGCACCTGATTGATGAAATGGTGGATCGAGGCATCATCCCCAATTTGTTTACCTATGATGTAGTTGTTCAGCAGTTGTGCAAAGATATAAACACAAAGAAGGCATTGGAGTTAATCACGGTGATGCTTAAGAGGGACATGTTTCCCAATGTTACAATTCTTAATACTCTTCTTGATGGATTTGTTAAAGAGTCCCATTTTAACAAGGCTAGGATGCTTTATATGGGAATGCTTAAACTTGAGATGACTCCTAACATCATCACATACACAATTCTTATTGACATGCTATGCAAGCGGGGGAAAGTGAAAAAAGCTGCAAGACAGATAAAAGTGATACAAGCCCACAAACTATTCATGAAAATAATCAGGGAGGGTATGAGTCCCGATAACATCTATTACACCTCCATGATTTCTGGCTTTTGTGAAATTAAAGACATGAGCATGGCTTGTGCTTTGCTCCTTGACATGCAAAAAAGAGAAGTCTGGCCTACTGTTGTTACTTATACTTGCCTCATTGATGCATTTTGCAAGTTAGATCAGATGGATGAGGCCAGGAGGTTGTTCAGAATGATGGTAAGACAGAACATCTCTCCTGATGTCTATATTTACAATTGCTTCATCCATAAATATTCCAAGTTACATCGAATGGATGAGGCCCAGAGGTTGTTTGATGGAATCAGAGAAACTAACATCTCTCCTGATTTAGTCACTTATAGAATAATGATCAAGGGATATAAAATGGTCAGAAATTATGATCTAGCTTATGACATGACTGATGAGATGCACAGAGTGTTTAACATTCCTCACaccttatcaaaaaaagaaaagaaagatccTGACGATGCATTGTTATAG
- the LOC125860429 gene encoding pentatricopeptide repeat-containing protein At5g01110-like isoform X2: MMIHTFAFAGMDLEVYTLLKQMIFYLQNAGVDLLKVMHLVLRSSNNTTPSTLVADELIKIFIANKLFDHAIDVVNQVKKIGLEPSIYSCNYLLNCLAVADQGENLARLFETMNNFGPSPDVMTYTIMMNFYCENYSGTQKVSIKEAYKILKEMREKEISLSAATYSVWLLGLCRIGCPDVALKFIRRLRYENQSLNSYCYNAIIHGFFAEGEVSEAISVFEEMSSSGITPDIYSYSILVSGFSKFGIIDEGLCSIQGMQDNNIKPTPINYNSILQGLCTAGAAKIAKDCFHYLKNSGYKVGQTAYNILVTEFCAQGDLSSADELLEEMISSDLAPDASTCLKLICASCDMGSVDKSLKYRIMMVQKGYLSDTITCNFIVKQCCTDGRVMEALHLIDEMVDRGIIPNLFTYDVVVQQLCKDINTKKALELITVMLKRDMFPNVTILNTLLDGFVKESHFNKARMLYMGMLKLEMTPNIITYTILIDMLCKRGKVKKAARQIKVIQAHKLFMKIIREGMSPDNIYYTSMISGFCEIKDMSMACALLLDMQKREVWPTVVTYTCLIDAFCKLDQMDEARRLFRMMVRQNISPDVYIYNCFIHKYSKLHRMDEAQRLFDGIRETNISPDLVTYRIMIKGYKMVRNYDLAYDMTDEMHRVFNIPHTLSKKEKKDPDDALL; the protein is encoded by the coding sequence ATGATGATACATACATTTGCCTTTGCTGGAATGGATTTGGAAGTGTACACACTTCTTAAACAAATGATTTTCTACTTGCAGAATGCTGGTGTTGACTTATTGAAGGTAATGCATCTTGTTCTGCGTTCAAGTAATAATACAACACCTTCAACTCTTGTAGCTGATGAACTCATCAAGATTTTTATTGCAAATAAACTGTTTGATCATGCTATTGACGTTGTTAATCAGGTTAAGAAAATCGGGCTTGAACCAAGTATTTATTCATGTAATTACCTACTTAATTGCTTGGCAGTAGCAGATCAAGGGGAGAATCTTGCTAGACTATTTGAAACAATGAATAACTTTGGACCCTCACCTGATGTGATGACATACACAATCATGATGAATTTCTACTGTGAAAATTATTCAGGCACACAGAAGGTATCTATAAAAGAAGCCTATAAGATTCTGAAAGAAATGCGGGAAAAAGAGATCAGTCTTTCTGCTGCAACATATAGTGTATGGCTCCTTGGACTCTGTAGAATTGGATGTCCTGATGTTGCTTTGAAATTCATTCGGAGACTGAGGTATGAGAACCAATCTTTGAATTCTTATTGCTACAATGCTATTATTCATGGATTCTTTGCTGAAGGCGAAGTAAGTGAAGCTATAAGTGTTTTTGAAGAGATGAGTAGTTCTGGAATAACACCAGATATATATAGCTATAGCATTCTTGTCAGCGGGTTCAGCAAATTCGGGATTATTGATGAAGGTTTATGTTCTATTCAAGGTATGCAAGATAATAACATCAAGCCTACCCCAATTAACTATAACTCAATTCTTCAGGGTTTGTGCACAGCTGGAGCAGCAAAAATTGCAAAGGATTGTTTTCATTACCTTAAGAATTCTGGGTACAAAGTTGGCCAAACAGCTTACAACATTTTAGTTACTGAATTTTGTGCTCAAGGAGATCTTAGTTCAGCCGATGAGCTACTGGAGGAGATGATCAGCAGTGACTTGGCTCCAGATGCTTCAACTTGTTTGAAATTAATTTGTGCTTCCTGTGACATGGGGTCTGTTGATAAATCATTGAAGTACAGGATTATGATGGTACAAAAAGGCTACCTGTCTGATACCATTACCTGCAATTTTATTGTTAAGCAGTGCTGTACTGATGGGCGTGTGATGGAAGCTTTGCACCTGATTGATGAAATGGTGGATCGAGGCATCATCCCCAATTTGTTTACCTATGATGTAGTTGTTCAGCAGTTGTGCAAAGATATAAACACAAAGAAGGCATTGGAGTTAATCACGGTGATGCTTAAGAGGGACATGTTTCCCAATGTTACAATTCTTAATACTCTTCTTGATGGATTTGTTAAAGAGTCCCATTTTAACAAGGCTAGGATGCTTTATATGGGAATGCTTAAACTTGAGATGACTCCTAACATCATCACATACACAATTCTTATTGACATGCTATGCAAGCGGGGGAAAGTGAAAAAAGCTGCAAGACAGATAAAAGTGATACAAGCCCACAAACTATTCATGAAAATAATCAGGGAGGGTATGAGTCCCGATAACATCTATTACACCTCCATGATTTCTGGCTTTTGTGAAATTAAAGACATGAGCATGGCTTGTGCTTTGCTCCTTGACATGCAAAAAAGAGAAGTCTGGCCTACTGTTGTTACTTATACTTGCCTCATTGATGCATTTTGCAAGTTAGATCAGATGGATGAGGCCAGGAGGTTGTTCAGAATGATGGTAAGACAGAACATCTCTCCTGATGTCTATATTTACAATTGCTTCATCCATAAATATTCCAAGTTACATCGAATGGATGAGGCCCAGAGGTTGTTTGATGGAATCAGAGAAACTAACATCTCTCCTGATTTAGTCACTTATAGAATAATGATCAAGGGATATAAAATGGTCAGAAATTATGATCTAGCTTATGACATGACTGATGAGATGCACAGAGTGTTTAACATTCCTCACaccttatcaaaaaaagaaaagaaagatccTGACGATGCATTGTTATAG
- the LOC125860429 gene encoding pentatricopeptide repeat-containing protein At5g01110-like isoform X3, with protein MHLVLRSSNNTTPSTLVADELIKIFIANKLFDHAIDVVNQVKKIGLEPSIYSCNYLLNCLAVADQGENLARLFETMNNFGPSPDVMTYTIMMNFYCENYSGTQKVSIKEAYKILKEMREKEISLSAATYSVWLLGLCRIGCPDVALKFIRRLRYENQSLNSYCYNAIIHGFFAEGEVSEAISVFEEMSSSGITPDIYSYSILVSGFSKFGIIDEGLCSIQGMQDNNIKPTPINYNSILQGLCTAGAAKIAKDCFHYLKNSGYKVGQTAYNILVTEFCAQGDLSSADELLEEMISSDLAPDASTCLKLICASCDMGSVDKSLKYRIMMVQKGYLSDTITCNFIVKQCCTDGRVMEALHLIDEMVDRGIIPNLFTYDVVVQQLCKDINTKKALELITVMLKRDMFPNVTILNTLLDGFVKESHFNKARMLYMGMLKLEMTPNIITYTILIDMLCKRGKVKKAARQIKVIQAHKLFMKIIREGMSPDNIYYTSMISGFCEIKDMSMACALLLDMQKREVWPTVVTYTCLIDAFCKLDQMDEARRLFRMMVRQNISPDVYIYNCFIHKYSKLHRMDEAQRLFDGIRETNISPDLVTYRIMIKGYKMVRNYDLAYDMTDEMHRVFNIPHTLSKKEKKDPDDALL; from the coding sequence ATGCATCTTGTTCTGCGTTCAAGTAATAATACAACACCTTCAACTCTTGTAGCTGATGAACTCATCAAGATTTTTATTGCAAATAAACTGTTTGATCATGCTATTGACGTTGTTAATCAGGTTAAGAAAATCGGGCTTGAACCAAGTATTTATTCATGTAATTACCTACTTAATTGCTTGGCAGTAGCAGATCAAGGGGAGAATCTTGCTAGACTATTTGAAACAATGAATAACTTTGGACCCTCACCTGATGTGATGACATACACAATCATGATGAATTTCTACTGTGAAAATTATTCAGGCACACAGAAGGTATCTATAAAAGAAGCCTATAAGATTCTGAAAGAAATGCGGGAAAAAGAGATCAGTCTTTCTGCTGCAACATATAGTGTATGGCTCCTTGGACTCTGTAGAATTGGATGTCCTGATGTTGCTTTGAAATTCATTCGGAGACTGAGGTATGAGAACCAATCTTTGAATTCTTATTGCTACAATGCTATTATTCATGGATTCTTTGCTGAAGGCGAAGTAAGTGAAGCTATAAGTGTTTTTGAAGAGATGAGTAGTTCTGGAATAACACCAGATATATATAGCTATAGCATTCTTGTCAGCGGGTTCAGCAAATTCGGGATTATTGATGAAGGTTTATGTTCTATTCAAGGTATGCAAGATAATAACATCAAGCCTACCCCAATTAACTATAACTCAATTCTTCAGGGTTTGTGCACAGCTGGAGCAGCAAAAATTGCAAAGGATTGTTTTCATTACCTTAAGAATTCTGGGTACAAAGTTGGCCAAACAGCTTACAACATTTTAGTTACTGAATTTTGTGCTCAAGGAGATCTTAGTTCAGCCGATGAGCTACTGGAGGAGATGATCAGCAGTGACTTGGCTCCAGATGCTTCAACTTGTTTGAAATTAATTTGTGCTTCCTGTGACATGGGGTCTGTTGATAAATCATTGAAGTACAGGATTATGATGGTACAAAAAGGCTACCTGTCTGATACCATTACCTGCAATTTTATTGTTAAGCAGTGCTGTACTGATGGGCGTGTGATGGAAGCTTTGCACCTGATTGATGAAATGGTGGATCGAGGCATCATCCCCAATTTGTTTACCTATGATGTAGTTGTTCAGCAGTTGTGCAAAGATATAAACACAAAGAAGGCATTGGAGTTAATCACGGTGATGCTTAAGAGGGACATGTTTCCCAATGTTACAATTCTTAATACTCTTCTTGATGGATTTGTTAAAGAGTCCCATTTTAACAAGGCTAGGATGCTTTATATGGGAATGCTTAAACTTGAGATGACTCCTAACATCATCACATACACAATTCTTATTGACATGCTATGCAAGCGGGGGAAAGTGAAAAAAGCTGCAAGACAGATAAAAGTGATACAAGCCCACAAACTATTCATGAAAATAATCAGGGAGGGTATGAGTCCCGATAACATCTATTACACCTCCATGATTTCTGGCTTTTGTGAAATTAAAGACATGAGCATGGCTTGTGCTTTGCTCCTTGACATGCAAAAAAGAGAAGTCTGGCCTACTGTTGTTACTTATACTTGCCTCATTGATGCATTTTGCAAGTTAGATCAGATGGATGAGGCCAGGAGGTTGTTCAGAATGATGGTAAGACAGAACATCTCTCCTGATGTCTATATTTACAATTGCTTCATCCATAAATATTCCAAGTTACATCGAATGGATGAGGCCCAGAGGTTGTTTGATGGAATCAGAGAAACTAACATCTCTCCTGATTTAGTCACTTATAGAATAATGATCAAGGGATATAAAATGGTCAGAAATTATGATCTAGCTTATGACATGACTGATGAGATGCACAGAGTGTTTAACATTCCTCACaccttatcaaaaaaagaaaagaaagatccTGACGATGCATTGTTATAG